One genomic window of Parus major isolate Abel chromosome 11, Parus_major1.1, whole genome shotgun sequence includes the following:
- the LOC117245012 gene encoding Wilms tumor protein 1-interacting protein-like — translation MEKYEEDMALKATKFMEDLSLYEPCPEGPYGRGGRRDLALHPDLEETKRVIAAHMTAEQRGRKMNGPAAPPPPAEGFPAAGRGSAGPAVVSPRSSISSQSSRSSRGSMSAYPELQLPSPRSSLLGPGLQEDGAVPELGDAFHRIHAQSPPRHDQQHPAGAPEPPPPYAYSPTKGSASAPKFKLPYQVTPCRESGPSQAERRLEALTLELEKELEMHMKKEYFGEWGGGSGRLEGGGVRGRPSRAVEKAGVRCPGLLWTRCLLKSHMATDTVWCPKCSHRSSLPVCEPSPVSS, via the exons ATGGAGAAGTACGAGGAGGACATGGCACTGAAGGCCACCAAGTTCATGGAGGACCTGTCCCTGTACGAGCCCTGCCCGGAGGGTCCGTACGGCCGGGGCGGCCGCCGGGACCTGGCGCTGCACCCCGACCTGGAGGAGACCAAGCGGGTCATCGCCGCCCACATGACGGCGGAGCAGCGGGGCCGGAAGATGAacggccccgccgcgccgccgccgcccgccgaAGGcttccccgccgcc GGCCGCGGCTCGGCCGGCCCCGCCGTGGTCAGCCCCcgctccagcatctccagccaGAGCTCGCGGAGCTCCCGCGGCTCCATGAGCGCCTACCCCGAGCTGCAGCTGCCGTCGCCCCGCTCGTCCCTGCTGGGGCCCGGGCTGCAGGAGGACGGCGCCGTGCCCGAGCTGGGGGACGCGTTCCACCGGATCCATGCCCAGTCCCCGCCGCGGCACGACCAGCAGCACCCGGCCGGCGCCCCCGAGCCGCCGCCCCCCTACGCCTACAGCCCGACCAAAGGCTCCGCTTCGGCTCCCAAATTCAAGCTCCCCTACCAGGTGACGCCGTGCCGGGAGAGCGGCCCCAGCCAGGCGGAGAGGCGGCTGGAGGCGCTGAcgctggagctggagaaggagctggagatgcACATGAAGAAGGAGTACTTCGGTGAGtggggcggggggagcgggCGGCTGGAGGGCGGCGGTGTGCGGGGCCGGCCGAGTCGGGCCGTGGAGAAGGCGGGTGTGCGATGCCCGGGGCTGCTCTGGACCAGGTGCCTGCTGAAGTCTCACATGGCCACAGACACTGTCTGGTGTCCGAAGTGCTCGCACCGTAGTTCGCTCCCGGTATGTGAACCCTCTCCCGTCTCTTCCTAA